The Thermococcus sp. DNA segment CGACCGAGGGCGGAACCGAGCTCTTCCCGATGAAGTACTTCGAGAAGGATGCCTTTTTGGCACAAAGTCCACAACTCTACAAGCAGATTATGATGGCAAGCGGTCTGGACAGGGTCTATGAAATAGCACCAATTTTCAGGGCTGAGGAGCACAACACAACCAGACATCTAAACGAGGCTTGGAGCATTGATGCCGAGATAGCCTTCATCGAGAGCGAGGAGGAGGTAATGAATCTCCTCGAGAGGCTGATAGCTTATGTAATCAACTACGTCCGCGAGCACAACGCCAGGGAGCTTGAAACCCTCAACTTCGAGCTTGAAGAACCGAAACTGCCCTTCCCGCGCGTCACCTACGATAAGGCCCTTGAAATCCTGTCCGACCTTGGAAAGGAAATCCCGTGGGGAGAGGACATAGACACCGAGGGAGAAAAGCTCCTTGGAAAGTACATGCTTGAGAACGAAAACGCTCCACTCTACTTCCTCTACCGCTATCCGAGCGAGGCGAAGCCCTTCTACATTATGAAGTACGAGGATAGGCCGGAAATATGTCGCGCTTTTGACCTCGAGTATCGCGGTGTGGAGATAACCTCCGGTGGCCAGAGGGAGCACCGCGTTGATGTTCTCGTCGAGCAGATTAAGGAGAAAGGATTGAATCCAGCTAGCTTCGAGTTCTACCTTAGGGCCTTCCGCTACGGTATGCCCCCCCACGGGGGCTTTGGGCTTGGCGCTGAGAGGCTGATAAAACAGATGCTCGACCTTCCCAACATCAGGGAGGTCATCCTATTCCCAAGAGATAGGAAGAGGCTTATACCGTAAGGCCTTTATACCTTCCCCCCTTTCATTGTGTAGGCAGTTGTGTACATATTGGTGTGTGGAGGTATGCATAATGAGAAAACCTGTGGCTTTAATCCTGATAGTGCTCCTGTCTTTATCAATGCTTCATATCCATCGAGTAAGTGCTTCAGAAATTAAGTACGCCAGTATTACGGGTATCAGCCTGCCCTTGGGAGGCAGTGTTCAGCTTGGTCCATACACTGTCAAGTTCACAGATGCAAGCCTTACTTGGGACAGCGTGTATCTCACAGTAGAGGGACCGGACGGTCAAATGAGTGCAGTTCTCAAGGTGGGTGGTTCTTTGGCGTACCCCTCCAGCGACCCCACTAAGATGCTCCTCAACGTTTCTGTACTGTGGATAAGGAGTGACACGAAATCCGTGCTCCTAACAATAAGCTCCCCCCTAACAAAGCTTTATTCGGATAAGGCAATACCAGTTGGAACCGAGTTCTCCCTTCCATCGGGCTTTCCTCCGATAAAGATAAAGCTGGTTTCCACCTCTGACACCGATGCAACCTTTACTGTTACAATGCCGTATGGCGCTACCTACACACTGGAAATCCCGAAGGGCGAGTCAAGGTCTGTATCCTACAAGCTTGACGAGATTCACACCTACGTTAACTACCTGTCTATTGAGGTTCTCAACACTACCAAGAACAGCGGTGCAGTAATCAACCTATACGTTCCCAGGGTTGCATCCACGACCCTAAAGATAACAACGCCCGGAGAAACGAATCCCGAAAACCCTATTACCCCCGTTGTTAAAACGACACTCCTCTACGATGATATCATTTACGTTGGCGAGAGGCTTCCTGTTAAGTACAACGGCACAACCTACTACTTCAAGCTCCTCTCGGTGATTCCCGACATGGCGAGGGTTGAGGTTTACACCGCTAACGAAACCTACGCAAACTATACTCTTGAGGCCGGTGACGTTCCC contains these protein-coding regions:
- the aspS gene encoding aspartate--tRNA(Asn) ligase; this encodes MYRTHYSSEITEELNGQRVKVAGWVWEIKDLGGIKFLWLRDREGIVQITAPKKKVSQEIFKLIPRLNSEDVVAVEGIVNFTPKAKLGFEILPEKLEILSRAESPLPLDPTGKVKAELDTRLDNRFMDVRRPEVMAIFKIRSSVFKATRDFFHNEGFIEIHTPKIIATATEGGTELFPMKYFEKDAFLAQSPQLYKQIMMASGLDRVYEIAPIFRAEEHNTTRHLNEAWSIDAEIAFIESEEEVMNLLERLIAYVINYVREHNARELETLNFELEEPKLPFPRVTYDKALEILSDLGKEIPWGEDIDTEGEKLLGKYMLENENAPLYFLYRYPSEAKPFYIMKYEDRPEICRAFDLEYRGVEITSGGQREHRVDVLVEQIKEKGLNPASFEFYLRAFRYGMPPHGGFGLGAERLIKQMLDLPNIREVILFPRDRKRLIP